From one Geoalkalibacter halelectricus genomic stretch:
- a CDS encoding GeoRSP system radical SAM/SPASM protein, producing the protein MSESLTDLFSAPLTFNWTLSFRCNFVCAHCYSRYEQGEELPLAELRRIVDVLAQKQVPFINFGGGEPLLRPDLYELAAYARDRGLNVSMNSNGWLLDRDAAHNLRAAGFSTVGISIDSHRAALHDDFRCRSGSFERALAALDHLRAVGIKTTMSSVISRINHQHFRDLLDLARAHGVSQVYLHNFKCSGKGFENRQELDLSPAEWRAFYLDALAVKNETHDLAISFDDPVIASLPQYPRENSLVKGSSCGKLSLHLRPNGDITPCGFIPVVVGNILRDDFDQIWFNSPVLNRMRNKTAKGKCGGCEAFEDCLGGCTARALAVGGDFDEPDPHCWK; encoded by the coding sequence ATGTCTGAGTCCCTAACGGATCTGTTCTCGGCGCCCTTGACCTTCAACTGGACGCTGTCCTTTCGCTGCAACTTCGTCTGTGCCCATTGCTACAGTCGCTACGAGCAGGGCGAGGAGTTGCCCCTGGCGGAGCTGCGTCGCATCGTTGATGTCCTGGCGCAAAAGCAGGTGCCCTTCATCAACTTTGGTGGCGGAGAACCCCTGCTGCGCCCGGATTTGTATGAACTCGCCGCATATGCCCGCGATCGGGGCCTTAATGTCTCCATGAATTCCAATGGCTGGTTGCTGGACCGCGATGCGGCGCACAATTTGCGCGCTGCGGGTTTTTCCACCGTCGGCATCAGCATCGATAGCCATCGTGCCGCTCTGCATGATGATTTCCGTTGCCGGTCCGGCTCCTTCGAGCGGGCTTTGGCCGCCCTGGATCACCTGCGCGCGGTGGGGATCAAGACGACCATGAGTTCGGTCATTTCGCGCATCAACCATCAGCATTTTCGCGACTTGCTCGACCTGGCGCGGGCCCATGGGGTGTCCCAGGTTTATCTGCACAATTTCAAATGCAGCGGCAAGGGATTTGAAAATCGCCAGGAACTCGATCTCTCGCCCGCGGAGTGGCGCGCCTTTTACCTGGACGCCCTGGCGGTCAAAAACGAGACGCACGATCTGGCTATCTCCTTCGACGATCCGGTGATTGCCTCCCTGCCGCAGTATCCGCGCGAAAACTCTTTGGTAAAGGGAAGTTCCTGTGGTAAACTCTCCCTACATCTGCGCCCGAACGGGGACATCACCCCCTGCGGATTCATCCCGGTCGTTGTCGGAAATATCCTGCGTGACGATTTCGACCAAATCTGGTTCAATTCGCCGGTTCTCAACCGTATGCGCAACAAAACGGCCAAGGGCAAATGCGGGGGGTGCGAAGCCTTTGAGGATTGTTTGGGGGGCTGTACCGCGCGTGCCCTTGCCGTGGGCGGCGACTTCGATGAGCCCGATCCGCATTGCTGGAAATAA